The Prosthecobacter algae genome includes a region encoding these proteins:
- a CDS encoding condensation domain-containing protein: MSLDLRANLKQWLESGEIRLQPLSLPQRELWENSPVAPGDIGNHICAFIEVRGNITQADCDAALKLVVERQEVLRLSFLPGKEQPFQMIRRTGTVVLDYRELPAEQAHGEALEAVMREIFTRPFDMLRGPLYRVEMLQRGPGDLVLVFAIHHAIADGWTLGVFVQELAAAYLQNKLPGGGPLPPVEMSYTAWAAAERASWQASELETRAAFWRKHLAEIPRLWERPADETARAGKLTYWASSLSPEATRNIRALAKTTGATLFNTLLAAFQVTLAQWTGKTDIIVGSPVANRTKQAAKETMGYFAGVVPLRGQVDLTQTFATAVKRVQDASMDCFAEAIPFAELAKALGVQAEAGHNPIYDVRFALQNHPIPDITLPSLSFKLRMRSTGTARFDLACEVTEDGDELEVVWLYRPSLFTPEDTQELNRRYQRVLANVSLSPHTPLADLLA; this comes from the coding sequence ATGTCTCTAGACCTTCGTGCCAACCTCAAACAGTGGCTGGAGAGCGGTGAAATCCGTCTCCAGCCCCTGAGCCTGCCCCAGCGTGAGCTGTGGGAAAATTCGCCCGTCGCCCCCGGTGACATCGGCAACCACATCTGCGCTTTCATCGAGGTGCGGGGCAACATCACGCAGGCGGACTGCGATGCGGCGCTGAAGCTGGTGGTGGAGCGGCAGGAAGTACTGCGGCTGTCTTTCCTCCCCGGAAAGGAGCAGCCGTTTCAGATGATCCGCCGCACTGGCACCGTGGTGCTGGATTACCGTGAACTGCCCGCGGAGCAAGCTCACGGAGAGGCTTTGGAAGCCGTGATGCGGGAGATTTTTACCCGACCTTTCGACATGCTGCGCGGGCCTCTCTACCGAGTGGAGATGCTGCAACGTGGGCCGGGAGATCTGGTGCTGGTGTTTGCCATCCATCATGCCATTGCCGATGGCTGGACCCTGGGCGTCTTCGTTCAGGAACTGGCGGCGGCTTATCTGCAAAACAAGCTTCCTGGCGGGGGTCCCCTGCCGCCGGTGGAGATGAGTTACACCGCCTGGGCGGCGGCAGAACGCGCTTCTTGGCAAGCCTCAGAGCTGGAAACACGCGCCGCTTTCTGGCGCAAGCATCTGGCGGAGATTCCCCGCCTGTGGGAACGCCCGGCGGATGAAACGGCGCGTGCTGGAAAGCTCACCTACTGGGCCTCCAGCCTCTCCCCGGAGGCCACCCGCAACATCCGCGCTCTGGCAAAGACCACGGGCGCGACGCTGTTCAATACTTTGTTAGCCGCGTTCCAGGTCACCCTGGCGCAGTGGACCGGGAAGACGGACATCATCGTCGGCAGCCCCGTGGCGAATCGTACCAAACAGGCCGCGAAGGAAACCATGGGCTACTTTGCCGGTGTGGTGCCCCTCCGCGGGCAGGTGGACCTCACGCAGACCTTTGCCACGGCGGTGAAGCGCGTGCAAGATGCCAGCATGGACTGCTTCGCGGAAGCCATACCCTTTGCCGAACTTGCGAAAGCGCTGGGCGTGCAAGCGGAGGCCGGGCACAACCCGATCTACGACGTGCGTTTTGCCCTGCAAAACCACCCCATCCCAGACATCACCCTGCCGAGTTTGTCATTTAAACTGCGCATGCGGTCCACCGGCACCGCCCGGTTTGACCTGGCCTGTGAAGTGACGGAGGATGGGGACGAACTGGAAGTGGTGTGGCTCTACAGGCCCTCCCTTTTCACTCCTGAAGACACGCAGGAACTGAACCGCCGCTACCAACGCGTGCTGGCCAACGTATCCCTCTCACCCCATACTCCCCTCGCCGATCTCCTGGCCTGA
- a CDS encoding ABC transporter ATP-binding protein: MSAPPPSSSAASLVYEAIGLKKDYDGGQVQALRGVSFQVKAGEFVAITGPSGCGKSTLLQMLGALDRPAAGTLNYRGLSLPDVADPAAYRAHEIGFIFQAFHLLPTYTAVENVQIPMFEGKLSLKERRDRAVELLEQVGLGHRIHHFPGKLSGGERQRVAIARSLANRPSVLLADEPTGNLDSHNAAQVLDLLVKLHEEQKMTLVMVTHDLGIARLATRTILMKDGQVVSDGALPAVTPAQA, translated from the coding sequence ATGAGTGCCCCTCCCCCGTCCTCCAGCGCTGCGTCTTTGGTTTACGAAGCCATCGGCCTGAAAAAGGACTACGACGGCGGCCAAGTGCAGGCCCTGCGTGGCGTCAGTTTCCAGGTCAAAGCCGGTGAGTTTGTGGCCATCACGGGCCCCAGCGGCTGTGGCAAAAGCACCCTCCTGCAAATGCTCGGCGCGCTGGATCGTCCGGCGGCTGGCACGCTGAATTATCGCGGTCTATCTTTGCCAGACGTGGCAGACCCGGCGGCCTATCGTGCGCATGAGATCGGCTTCATCTTCCAGGCCTTTCACCTGCTGCCTACCTACACGGCGGTGGAGAATGTACAGATCCCCATGTTTGAGGGAAAACTCAGCCTCAAGGAACGGCGCGACCGCGCGGTGGAGCTGCTGGAGCAGGTAGGCCTGGGCCATCGCATCCACCATTTTCCCGGCAAACTTTCCGGTGGTGAACGCCAGCGCGTGGCCATCGCCCGCAGCTTGGCGAATCGCCCCTCCGTGCTGCTGGCGGATGAACCGACAGGCAATCTAGACAGCCACAATGCCGCCCAGGTCCTCGACCTGTTGGTGAAGCTGCATGAAGAGCAAAAGATGACGCTGGTGATGGTGACGCATGATCTCGGCATCGCCCGTCTGGCCACCCGCACGATTTTGATGAAGGACGGCCAGGTGGTCTCCGACGGTGCCCTGCCAGCGGTGACTCCAGCCCAAGCCTAA
- a CDS encoding ABC transporter permease, which yields MNFFTIVVRGLLRRRVRTALTLVGISIGIAAVVALVGISEGFEKSWATGLKARGTDIVVSNMGGAMVPKPFSPTVRDRIAKLPQVSATCMLMVELMSVEEADMIMVSAREWGGFTWDKLTVTSGRLPKDENEQAVVLGQTAAEVLKKKVGDTLQVEATELAVVGIVNGGALVEDGSIILALPVFQTLMASEGKINVVDVRAQPGMTEEQLQVLCAEINKVAPEVRAVSVAQHFNNSQGYKMIRAMSWGTSLLAVLVGVLGVMNTMLMTVFERKQEICVLLALGWKRSRIVRMVLWESALLGFAGGIGGVLLGILGVEAMQNAPAIKGLLEPDLSPSLLLKAVAIAVIVGVLSGLYPAWRSSRLNPAAALNG from the coding sequence ATGAATTTCTTCACCATCGTGGTTCGTGGCCTACTACGCCGCCGCGTTCGCACCGCCCTCACCCTGGTGGGCATCTCCATCGGCATCGCCGCTGTGGTGGCTCTGGTGGGCATTTCAGAAGGCTTTGAAAAAAGCTGGGCCACCGGCCTGAAGGCACGCGGGACGGACATTGTGGTCAGCAACATGGGCGGCGCGATGGTGCCCAAGCCCTTCAGCCCCACGGTGCGGGATCGCATTGCCAAACTGCCGCAAGTTTCCGCCACCTGCATGCTCATGGTGGAACTCATGAGCGTGGAAGAGGCGGATATGATCATGGTCTCAGCCCGCGAGTGGGGTGGCTTCACCTGGGATAAGCTGACGGTCACCTCCGGTCGCCTGCCGAAGGATGAGAATGAGCAGGCCGTGGTCCTGGGGCAAACCGCCGCCGAAGTGCTGAAAAAGAAAGTCGGGGATACCCTGCAAGTCGAGGCCACCGAGCTAGCCGTGGTGGGCATCGTCAATGGCGGTGCCCTGGTGGAAGATGGCTCCATCATCCTGGCGCTGCCCGTTTTTCAAACGCTGATGGCCAGCGAGGGCAAGATCAATGTGGTGGACGTGCGGGCCCAGCCCGGCATGACGGAGGAGCAACTGCAGGTCCTGTGTGCCGAGATCAACAAGGTGGCCCCTGAAGTGCGCGCCGTTTCTGTGGCCCAACATTTTAACAACAGCCAAGGCTACAAAATGATCCGCGCCATGAGCTGGGGCACCTCCCTGCTGGCCGTGCTTGTGGGCGTGCTGGGCGTGATGAATACCATGCTCATGACCGTCTTTGAGCGGAAGCAGGAAATCTGCGTGCTCCTCGCCCTGGGCTGGAAGCGCAGCCGCATCGTGCGCATGGTGCTGTGGGAGTCTGCCCTGCTGGGTTTCGCCGGCGGGATCGGCGGTGTCCTTCTCGGCATCCTGGGTGTGGAGGCTATGCAAAACGCTCCCGCCATCAAAGGCCTGCTGGAGCCAGACCTGAGCCCCTCGCTCTTACTCAAAGCCGTGGCCATCGCCGTCATCGTGGGCGTCCTCAGCGGCCTCTACCCCGCCTGGCGCAGCTCCCGCCTGAATCCCGCCGCCGCGCTGAATGGGTGA
- a CDS encoding fatty acid desaturase, whose translation MNAAASSSDPLDLTVKGDGADPHEPHWISRSAFQILVFVLVFIQAGLMAALYHENWWLVVPLVLLAGHFMHGVLIGFHEASHGLLRKNRKFNEFDGVFIGILSLTSFSLYRAAHQTHHMHLATERDEELWPFVDPQTPRWLRRMAAFLELTFGLWFTPYLFLRTFFRANSPIRNKRVRKRIWQEIIGIVVFWSVVVATVAWFGLWKYYLCLYLLPAMMAANLQSWRKYVEHVGLRGTSATGATRSIVDEGWTGKVLAYTLLHEPFHGLHHRHLGMHHWELPARAAELAPRTEEETAPYSSYRLAVLDLLRDLADPKVGPQWRSQPKSPEAPSSMAMPG comes from the coding sequence ATGAATGCCGCCGCCTCTTCTTCTGATCCCCTGGACCTCACCGTGAAAGGTGACGGGGCCGATCCCCATGAACCGCACTGGATCAGTCGCTCAGCCTTTCAGATCCTGGTTTTTGTGCTCGTCTTTATCCAGGCCGGCCTCATGGCCGCGCTGTATCATGAGAACTGGTGGCTGGTGGTCCCGCTGGTCCTGCTGGCGGGGCATTTCATGCACGGGGTGCTCATCGGCTTTCATGAGGCCTCGCACGGCCTGCTTCGGAAGAACCGGAAGTTCAATGAATTCGACGGCGTCTTCATCGGCATCCTCAGCCTAACCAGCTTTAGTTTATACCGTGCCGCTCACCAGACGCATCACATGCACCTGGCCACGGAGCGGGATGAGGAGCTGTGGCCCTTTGTGGACCCGCAGACCCCGCGCTGGCTGCGGCGCATGGCCGCCTTTTTAGAGCTGACCTTTGGCCTGTGGTTCACGCCCTACCTGTTTCTGCGCACCTTCTTCCGGGCGAATTCCCCCATCCGGAACAAACGCGTGCGCAAACGCATCTGGCAGGAGATCATCGGCATCGTGGTCTTTTGGTCCGTGGTGGTGGCCACCGTCGCGTGGTTTGGCCTGTGGAAATATTATCTGTGCCTGTATCTGCTGCCTGCGATGATGGCGGCCAATCTGCAAAGCTGGCGCAAGTACGTGGAGCACGTGGGCCTGCGCGGCACCAGCGCCACTGGGGCCACGCGGAGCATCGTGGATGAAGGCTGGACCGGCAAAGTGCTGGCCTACACGCTTTTGCATGAGCCCTTTCATGGCCTGCACCATCGCCACCTGGGCATGCACCACTGGGAACTGCCCGCGCGTGCCGCCGAGCTCGCGCCCCGCACGGAGGAGGAAACGGCTCCCTACTCTAGCTATCGCCTGGCCGTGCTGGATCTGCTGCGTGACCTTGCCGACCCTAAAGTAGGGCCACAATGGCGCAGCCAGCCGAAGTCTCCAGAAGCCCCTTCTTCCATGGCCATGCCGGGTTGA